A segment of the Desulfuromonas acetoxidans DSM 684 genome:
GGTGCGAACACGGTGCGCCCGATGAGGTCGGCGAGCAGCAACAAAATGGCGCCGCTCAGGGCGCACAACGGCAGCCGTGCCACCACATTATCGCCAACCAGTAACCGCACCAGATGGGGGGCAACCAGGCCGATGAAGCTGATGACACCGAGCAGGGTGACGGTGGTGGCGGTCATCAGTGCCACCAGAGTGACCCCGGCCAGCCGCAACCGGATGACATTCAGGCCGAGGGTGGTGGCGGTGTCGTGACCGCACAGCAGGGCGTTGAAGGTGCGGCGCTGACTCCACAGTGCCACCAAACCAATCAGCGTGACCAGAGCCAGCAGACGCAGATCGCGCCAGTCGGCACGCCCGACATCGCCGAAACTCCAGTGGACGATGGCGGCCAGCTGGGTGTCGTCGGCCAGATATTGCAACAGGGTGGTGGCGGCGACAAACAGGGCGCTGAGCGCTACCCCGGCAAGGATGATGGTTTCACGTCCGCAGTTACGCCACAGACTCAAGGCGAGGATCAGCAGGGTGGTGGCCATGGCGCCGCTAAACGCCAGGCCGGTGACCAGCCACGGCGACACGGTCAGCGCCGGACCCGACGACAGCAGCCAGATGCCGCACGCTGCGCCGAACGACGCGCCCTGGGAGATGCCCAGGGTGGAGGGAGAGGCCAGTGGATTGTTCAGTAACACCTGGAGGATGAGCCCGGCCGTGGCCAGAGCCGCGCCGCCGAGAATGGCGCTGCAGGCGCGCGGCAGGCGGATGTGCAGCAGGACGCGTTGCGACGCGCTGAGGGAATGGCCGTCACCGCACCACAGCTGACGCCAGTCCACATCCATGGCGCCGCTGGTCAGGGCGAGCAGGGTGATCAGGCCCAGCACCAGCAGGGTCGCCAGCCAGCCCACGGTCAAACGACGCTGGCGCTGATGATAGGCGTGGCGCAGGCTCATGATGACGGTCTAGCCTCTGCGGTGAACGGCGCGAACGGGCCGAACAGTTCCGCCATCTCCCGGTAGAGCGGTGCGCCGACAAAGAAGCGGTAAAAGCGGTCAGCCGTGGCCGCGATATCGACATCGGCAAACGCCTCGGGGTAGAGGATGGTGGCCATGTAATGGGTTTCGGCCAGCACCGTATCGGGGCTGGCTGCGTAGTAATGGGGAATGATGCGATACAGACGCTGGTTGCGTACCGCGCTGAGCGCGGCAAACGCCGGATGGTTGAGGTCGTTGTGTACCAGAGACGCACCGCTGGCACAGATGAAGATTACCTCGGGATCGGCCTTGATTAAACTTTCCGCAGCCATAGAAAAGCGCCCTTTGATCAGGTTCTTTGGGGGCGTGATGGCGTCGGCGATGTTGTGGGCGTTGAGCAGCACAAACGGCGGATAGTCGCGGCTGGTGCCGAGCAGGCCGTGGGCGACGCGGAAATTGAGGCCGCCGATATAGCATGTCGTGGATGAGGTGTGCCCTTTGATGCGCTGGTGCAGATCATCCAGGCTGGCGTCGATGAATGCCTTGATCTGTTCGGCGCGCTCCCGGCGTTCACAGATCGTTGCAATCAGATTCAGCGATTGTTCAAACCGATGGCGCTGGCTGGTCAGGTTGCCGTTGTGCACCATCACCACCGGAACGCCGGTCTGTTGTTGGAGGCGATCGGCGGCCTGCGGCGTGCCCCAGCCCATGAAGATGACGTCGGGCTGCAGTGTGACCAGCGCCTCAGCGTCGATCTGACGGCGTGAACCGATACCGGGCAATTCGCCGAGCTGGGGATGGGCCAGTCGATAGGAGCGGCCGCTGCCACCCAGCCACTGACGCGGATCTTTTTCCTCCTGCTCCACGCCGACCACCTGCGAGGCAAGGTTCAGATAGCACAGCATACTCAGAGCGGAATGGATGCCCACCAGCCGCTGGGCCGGAACGGGCACCTCCACGTGGCGTCCGGCCAGGTCCGTTACCGTGCGCGAGCCACGATGATCAGTGGCCGCGCCGGCAAACGAATTGGTCAGGATGATCAACAGTCCGACCACCACACATCTGGCAATGATTCGTAACGGCATCATCGTTATATCCGTTAAAAGGTGCACTGCAGTCCCACAACAATATTGCGGCCCGGTTCGTAGATCCAGGTCGCCTGGCTGGAACGCAGATGGCTGCGGTAGCCGCGGTCAAGCAGGTTTTTGAGGCTGACGTTCAGGTCGATGGCGTCAAACATGGCCCAGGCCCCAAGGTTGAGCCCGGCATGCAGATCAACAGTGGTATAGCCCGGCGTCTCTTTTTCGCTGTCCGACACATTGCGTTGACGGTCGTAGAGGGTGGCCTGGGCGCGCAGGGTGTAGCGCATGCCGTTGCTCAACGGCGCAGCGTAGCGCAGACCGATGCGGCCGTTGAGCGGGGCAATGGCACTGAGATGATCATTCGTGTCACGATCTTTGCCTTCCACCCAGGCGATGGCCGTTTCCACATCCAGCCGTGATGTCAGACTGATGGTGGCTTCGGCATCGATGCCGTACAGCTCCGCATCCTCGACATTGACGTAACCGTAGGTGGGAATAGAGCCGAGGAATGAACTGTCCTGTTTGACCAGATCAATGTAGTCATCAATGCGGTTGTAAAACACACTGACATAGCCACTGGCGCGGGATGACAGGTATTTGAGACCCAGATCGGCATTGTAGGTGTATTCGGCATCCAGATCCGGGTTGCCGATAATCACCTGACTGCCGCCGCCACGGGTGGAATAGCGCTCAAACAGATCCGGAGCACGAAACGCTGTGGCCAGATTAGCGGTCAGGTGCAGGGTGTTGCTCAGGGCGTAGAGTGAACCGAGGCTGAATGTGACGGCTTGATCTGTTTCGCGGGAAAATTTATTGACCGACGCGATTGTGGCGGCACCGTTGCTGCCGTAGCTGGTCTGGCTCATGGTGACATCGTCGGCATCGGCGGCAAAGTAATCGTAGCGACCGCCGAGGGTCAGGCTCCAATCTTCGCTGATCATGATTTCATCCTGGGCAAACAGCCCCAGATGGTCACGTTCGCCGTCGGGCAAAGGCTGAAAAGTGAGCAGCTTTTTCAGCGATTCGTTGGTGGTGCTGAAGATCTGCTGCGATTCATTGGAATCCGTGGTTTCATGGACAATCTCCAGGCCGGTGACCCACTGTTGATTCCGTCCCGGCGCAAAGGTGGCCTGCAGCGAGCCGCCGGTGGCGGTGGTGTCGATGGTGTTTTGCTTCAGGTTGTGGACCTGTTTGGCCGTGTTGGGAAAATCGCCGACAAAGCGCCGTTTCTGATCGACATGAAACACACGGGTTTCCAGACGCTGTACTGCACCGAGGTCGGTGCCGACATAACCGAGTTTATAGCTGCGGGTATTGTACAGGGTAAAGTGGGATTCCGGCGCGCTCGGGTCTTTTTGCGCCACCCCCATGTCGTTGATGTCGTTAATGCGCAGCTCCGCCTTGACCGTGTGGTGGTCGTTGATGTTGTAGAGGGTTTTCAAGTCGAGGCTTTTATTCTCAAACTGGCTGTGAGGCAGCTCGTCGCCATCGCCCACTTCATAGTCGTCGTGATCCTCGGCCGCCACATTGAGGCGGATGCCGAGGCCGTGACCACCGGCGTTGACCGTGTAATTGCCGACCACACCGTCATCCACCGATGAATAGCGTGTGCCGATGTGGTGCTGCGCCTGCCAGGTGTCGCCATCGGCCAGAGCCACCTCCTTGGTGATGACGTTGATGACGCCGCCGAGGGCGTCGCTGCCATAGAGCACGGAGGAGGGACCCTTGACCACTTCGATCCGATCAATGTCGCTGCTGTCGATAAACGGTGTCAGCGGCGCGCGTCCCGCCCACAGGTTGGTCTCGCGGTCGCCGTCGAAAAGCACCAGCACCCGGTTGGTGCCCATGCCGCGAATGGTTGGCGTGGTTTCCCACGGCCCGGCGCCGCTCAAGGTGACGCCGGCCACGCCGTCGAGCAGATCGGTGAAGGTGGTGGCGTTCTGTTCCTGAATCTCTTGCTGATCGACAACACTGATCGTCACCGGCGTGGCAAAGGCGGAATTTTCCGAGCGGGTGGCGGTGACCACCATGTCATCGAGCCGGATGCTGTCCGTTGTTGCATCGGCAAACGCGCTGGAGAGACTCAGTGTCGTAATCAGCAGACATATAAAAAGGACATAACGAATAATGTGGCGATTTTTCATGGTGAAACACTCCCTGAGTAATTACAAAAAATACATAGGATAAAAAACGGGGAGGATTCAGACCATCAGGCGAGGTGGAAAACAAAAAAGAGCCCGTAACCAGACGGTTACGGGCTCCCATTGTGACCCTTGACCTTGCGCATGTCGACCGAATCATCCCCTTCGGTACTGTTGACATTAAACCACGATAGCAGGTCTTCTGACTTCCGGATCATCCTCCAATCGCGCCTTCCCGAAGTCATTCTTCAGTGGCGTTATGCGATTGTTGTCCCCGGTTACAGCGGTGGGTCCGTTCCCGATTTTCACGGGATTCCCTTTTCAGCAGCCGCGGAGGCTTGGTGGCTCCTATGGCTGAACACTGTCGTGGTGAACGTATTTAATTGTTGTGAGCTATGTCCTGTCGTGTATACAAAAAGGCCATGGCGGAGATAGGTATAGCTGATTTGCGGCGATGCTCGCAACAGCTTTCTTGTTTTTAGGGGAAAAAATAATTCTCAAAGAGTCAGGCGCAGGCCGCCGTCTGGTGCTGTTGTACCGCCAGGTAGTTCGCGTAACCTTGCCGTCCCATGTAGCGTTGCAACTGTTTGCGTTCGGTCTGTTGCAAATCGACCAGCAGCAGGCCGTCAATCACATGACCGAAATCCGGATCAAGATTAAAGGCCAGCAGCTTGCCGCCAAGGCTCAGGTAGTGGCGCAGCAGCACCGGGATACCGCGGCTGTCGCTCTCCAGGTCGGCAATCAGCGCGGAGATCTCGTCCATATCGCGCAGCAACGGGTCGCTCTGCTGCGCGGATAGGCCTTGGATCTTCAGCGGTGTCACCGGCACCGGCAGGCGCGGCGATACCAGCCCGGACCATTCCTTAACCATGAAGTAGCGTGT
Coding sequences within it:
- a CDS encoding FecCD family ABC transporter permease, with protein sequence MSLRHAYHQRQRRLTVGWLATLLVLGLITLLALTSGAMDVDWRQLWCGDGHSLSASQRVLLHIRLPRACSAILGGAALATAGLILQVLLNNPLASPSTLGISQGASFGAACGIWLLSSGPALTVSPWLVTGLAFSGAMATTLLILALSLWRNCGRETIILAGVALSALFVAATTLLQYLADDTQLAAIVHWSFGDVGRADWRDLRLLALVTLIGLVALWSQRRTFNALLCGHDTATTLGLNVIRLRLAGVTLVALMTATTVTLLGVISFIGLVAPHLVRLLVGDNVVARLPLCALSGAILLLLADLIGRTVFAPLTFPAGVVTAFLGAPLFLVLLFSREQPWT
- a CDS encoding TonB-dependent receptor plug domain-containing protein, producing MKNRHIIRYVLFICLLITTLSLSSAFADATTDSIRLDDMVVTATRSENSAFATPVTISVVDQQEIQEQNATTFTDLLDGVAGVTLSGAGPWETTPTIRGMGTNRVLVLFDGDRETNLWAGRAPLTPFIDSSDIDRIEVVKGPSSVLYGSDALGGVINVITKEVALADGDTWQAQHHIGTRYSSVDDGVVGNYTVNAGGHGLGIRLNVAAEDHDDYEVGDGDELPHSQFENKSLDLKTLYNINDHHTVKAELRINDINDMGVAQKDPSAPESHFTLYNTRSYKLGYVGTDLGAVQRLETRVFHVDQKRRFVGDFPNTAKQVHNLKQNTIDTTATGGSLQATFAPGRNQQWVTGLEIVHETTDSNESQQIFSTTNESLKKLLTFQPLPDGERDHLGLFAQDEIMISEDWSLTLGGRYDYFAADADDVTMSQTSYGSNGAATIASVNKFSRETDQAVTFSLGSLYALSNTLHLTANLATAFRAPDLFERYSTRGGGSQVIIGNPDLDAEYTYNADLGLKYLSSRASGYVSVFYNRIDDYIDLVKQDSSFLGSIPTYGYVNVEDAELYGIDAEATISLTSRLDVETAIAWVEGKDRDTNDHLSAIAPLNGRIGLRYAAPLSNGMRYTLRAQATLYDRQRNVSDSEKETPGYTTVDLHAGLNLGAWAMFDAIDLNVSLKNLLDRGYRSHLRSSQATWIYEPGRNIVVGLQCTF
- a CDS encoding ABC transporter substrate-binding protein; the encoded protein is MMPLRIIARCVVVGLLIILTNSFAGAATDHRGSRTVTDLAGRHVEVPVPAQRLVGIHSALSMLCYLNLASQVVGVEQEEKDPRQWLGGSGRSYRLAHPQLGELPGIGSRRQIDAEALVTLQPDVIFMGWGTPQAADRLQQQTGVPVVMVHNGNLTSQRHRFEQSLNLIATICERRERAEQIKAFIDASLDDLHQRIKGHTSSTTCYIGGLNFRVAHGLLGTSRDYPPFVLLNAHNIADAITPPKNLIKGRFSMAAESLIKADPEVIFICASGASLVHNDLNHPAFAALSAVRNQRLYRIIPHYYAASPDTVLAETHYMATILYPEAFADVDIAATADRFYRFFVGAPLYREMAELFGPFAPFTAEARPSS